From Calliphora vicina chromosome X, idCalVici1.1, whole genome shotgun sequence, the proteins below share one genomic window:
- the LOC135962783 gene encoding uncharacterized protein LOC135962783 → MEIPLWKELDEFLTGRFHSLETIKVTNPVTNSSNQNMDDVPSTSQGIVRVQNNTVQNCFVTTSKQILLATALVNIVSRGESFTARALIDPASQSTFICEKLQRKLDLPTKEVDSVISALNCVSAGSSRRECNFVLGSRRNKGFRLNISGLVLPRLTGNLPNSSVDTTLFSESYNNIELADPNFDKSGPIDILIGGDYYPNIMLGGSKHNVFGKLMAQESVFGWFRYAEVGLDRQLENFWKLEEPPQASKTTPEDDYCEDIFKKTTKRNSEGRFVVSLPFKPQYITETHLGSSREKASRQFLRNEISLQKNPKLKTIYDDILSEYIEMGHMSQIDETSLDRTKVYYLPHHGVFKPESTSTKVRVVFNDSSKTSTGLSLNDILYTGPVLQNDLTILIIRWRFYHYVFNGDIEKMYGQILLDPEHSSFQRIVFRKNPGDDLKDYELKTVTFGVNCAPFLAIRTLHQLARDIEEKWPLASKILHDMMYVDDALAGAHDMKLAIKARDQLIAALSSAGFTMRKWTSNNENILQGLPSDHLLRENFLEIDDVSTTKTLGVRWNAKSDEFYFSTVSIPLKEHFTKREVLSIIARLFDPAGWLGPIVIIAKMLMQQIWSDTEWDGILSDSSSLKWRQFLQDYVFINNIMISRWVGFKPTVNLEFHGFSDASEKAYGACVYVRIQDENSLIQTHLLLAKSKVAPLKTISLPRLELCGALLLSDLLDTIKKNLKFDGTNTKFYMWTDSKIVLAWLQKPPNSWTTFVANRVSKIVEKTSKDCWRHVASSYNPADLLSRGVRPQELVDNRLWWFGPKFLYFNSSSWETSTDMNFDTGEDQRVHKVFFSYFKSYCDLLEKFSSYTRALRVMALVMRVIRRMRNIDIDSYVGKEVSSKELNTVKETLIIMAQKVAYGDEYYKITNKKSIQGSNLSNLNPFLDEKGILRVGGRLANALNLTYNEKFPILLPYNCRFSILLVEFIHKVTLHGGNQLMMRVLRTEFYIIRARNLIKSVIGKCRVCTVQKKSVQNQIMAALPTNHTIISRPFTTTGVDFAGPFDIRNFTGRACLITKGYVCLFVCFATKAIHLEAVSSLSTPAFLAAFSRFVARRGCPKEMFSDNGTNFVGASKVLRLEFREFLRNVGSELNTNYGPQGVNWNFNPAGGPHMVGLWEAGVKSFKHHFRRIAGNLKYTFEEFSTLLARIESCLNSRPLCPQTDDMECLDILTPGHFLIGAPLLAPPEHEITESPMKINNCWEKVKALNQRLCNRWKDEYLNNLQKRNKWKFMQRDMKVGDMVVIREDNLPTNEWRLGRVHKVHMGKDGHTRVVELKIGRDYRDDYTKANCTYQNSCQRTVYFGTSSVSIPLYQITEMIILKPTALIKIVANERYILERAVIDPSAEFSITSDEVVKRLNVRTVKVGKTERCLITIRGNFGMSTTVETYAQVRRDYCVITPTKSLDDSIVDEFLGLQLADPQFNVSSKAHLILGSDVYPRIIKNGIAGGTFGKPFAQFSIFGYIISGSCAK, encoded by the exons ATGGAAATTCCACTTTGGAAGGAACTTGATGAATTCCTTACGGGACGTTTTCATTCTCTAGAGACAATAA AAGTAACTAATCCTGTAACAAATTCTAGCAATCAAAATATGGATGATGTGCCGTCTACATCACAGGGTATCGTTAGAGTACAGAATAATACTGTGCAAAACTGTTTTGTAACAACATCTAAGCAGATTCTTTTGGCAACTGCTCTCGTTAATATTGTAAGTCGAGGGGAAAGTTTTACTGCAAGAGCTCTAATTGATCCAGCTTCTCAATCAACATTCATATGTGAGAAATTACAACGGAAACTAGATTTGCCGACAAAAGAAGTAGATTCTGTCATCTCTGCCCTTAATTGTGTTTCTGCTGGTTCATCACGTAGGGAATGTAACTTTGTTTTGGGATCTAGAAGGAATAAAGGTTTTAGGTTAAATATATCGGGTTTGGTACTTCCACGATTGACTGGGAACTTACCAAATTCGTCAGTGGATACAACTCTTTTCTCGGAATCGTATAATAATATTGAATTGGCTGATCccaattttgataaaagtgGACCTATTGATATTCTAATAGGCGGTGATTACTATCCAAATATTATGTTAGGTGGTTCAAAACAtaatgtttttggaaaattgatggCTCAGGAAAGTGTTTTTGGTTGG TTTCGTTATGCTGAAGTGGGCTTGGACAGGCAATTGGAAAATTTCTGGAAGTTAGAGGAACCTCCACAGGCTTCGAAGACGACACCAGAGGATGATTACTGTGAGgacatttttaagaaaactaCGAAAAGAAATAGTGAAGGGCGTTTTGTAGTCTCGCTGCCCTTCAAACCACAATATATAACAGAAACTCATTTGGGATCATCACGTGAAAAGGCAAGTagacaatttttaagaaatgaGATATCTTTACAGAAGAATCCAAAGCTAAAGACTATTTATGATGACATTTTGTCAGAATATATAGAAATGGGCCATATGAGTCAAATTGATGAAACTAGTTTAGATAGGACGAAAGTCTATTATTTACCTCATCACGGGGTTTTTAAACCTGAAAGTACCTCTACTAAAGTCAGGGTGGTTTTTAATGATTCGAGCAAAACGTCCACAGGGTTAAGTTTGAATGACATATTATATACAGGTCCAGTTTTGCAAAATGACCTGACGATTTTAATAATAAGGTGGAGATTTTATCATTATGTCTTTAATGGGGATATAGAAAAGATGTACGGACAGATTCTACTAGACCCTGAACATTCTAGTTTTCAAAGGATTGTATTTCGCAAAAATCCTGGTGATGATCTGAAAGATTATGAATTAAAGACGGTTACTTTTGGGGTCAATTGTGCACCATTTTTGGCAATAAGAACTTTGCATCAACTTGCGAGAGATATTGAGGAAAAATGGCCTTTAGCTTCTAAAATATTACACGACATGATGTACGTCGATGATGCACTAGCTGGAGCCCATGATATGAAATTGGCAATAAAGGCTCGAGATCAACTGATTGCTGCGTTATCATCTGCCGGTTTTACAATGAGAAAATGGACTtccaataatgaaaatattctaCAAGGGTTACCATCAGATCATCTATTGCGCGAAAATTTTCTGGAAATCGACGATGTTAGTACCACAAAGACATTGGGCGTTAGATGGAATGCAAAGTCTGATGAATTTTACTTCTCTACGGTATCTATTCCATTGAAGGAACATTTTACGAAAAGGGAAGTTCTTTCTATTATTGCTAGACTTTTTGATCCTGCAGGTTGGTTAGGTCCAATAGTTATTATTGCAAAAATGTTGATGCAACAAATCTGGAGTGATACTGAGTGGGATGGAATTTTATCCGATTCTAGTAGTTTGAAATGGCGGCAATTTCTCCAGGATTATGTTTTTATCAATAACATAATGATTTCCCGGTGGGTTGGATTCAAACCAACAGTAAATTTGGAATTTCACGGTTTTTCCGACGCTTCAGAGAAAGCATATGGTGCCTGTGTCTACGTTCGTATTCAAGATGAAAATAGTTTGATACAAACACATTTGTTGTTGGCAAAATCAAAGGTAGCTCCGCTTAAAACTATATCTTTACCTAGGCTAGAACTTTGTGGAGCCTTGTTATTATCTGATTTGTTGGACACTATTAAGAAGAATTTGAAATTTGATGGAACTAAtactaaattttacatgtggACTGACTCCAAGATTGTTTTAGCATGGCTGCAGAAGCCACCGAATTCATGGACAACTTTTGTAGCAAATCGTGTGTCTAAAATTGTGGAGAAAACCAGTAAGGATTGTTGGAGGCATGTGGCTTCTAGTTATAATCCAGCAGATTTGTTAAGTAGAGGAGTTCGTCCACAAGAGTTAGTAGATAATCGTCTTTGGTGGTTTGGTCCTAAGtttctatattttaattctTCCTCTTGGGAGACTTCAACAGATATGAATTTTGACACAGGAGAAGATCAAAGGGTTCACAAAGTGTTCTTTTCATACTTTAAATCTTATTGTGATTTGTTAGAGAAGTTTTCCTCGTATACAAGAGCCTTACGTGTTATGGCATTAGTAATGAGAGTAATAAGGCGTATGCGTAATATTGATATAGATAGCTACGTCGGTAAGGAAGTTTCATCGAAGGAATTGAACACAGTTAAGGAGACATTGATTATTATGGCACAAAAGGTAGCGTATGGTGATGAGTATTATAAGATAACGAACAAGAAATCTATTCAAGGCAGTAACTTATCAAATTTAAACCCTTTTTTAGACGAGAAAGGCATTCTACGTGTAGGTGGACGCCTAGCAAATGCTCTAAATTTGacatataatgaaaaatttccaattttactACCTTATAACTGTCGTTTTTCGATATTACTTGTTGAATTTATCCACAAGGTCACTTTACATGGAGGAAATCAGCTAATGATGAGAGTGTTGCGTACTGAATTCTATATCATACGTGCTAGAAATTTGATCAAATCTGTTATAGGCAAATGTAGGGTATGTACTGTTCAAAAAAAATCAGTTCAGAACCAGATCATGGCAGCCCTTCCTACTAATCACACTATAATTTCACGTCCATTTACGACAACAGGAGTAGATTTCGCGGGTCCGTTTGATATACGAAACTTTACTGGTCGAGCTTGCCTCATAACAAAAGGTTATGTTTGCTTATTTGTATGTTTCGCTACAAAGGCTATTCACCTAGAAGCGGTTAGCAGTTTGTCTACCCCAGCGTTTCTAGCTGCTTTTTCAAGATTTGTTGCTCGTCGTGGTTGTCCAAAGGAGATGTTTTCTGATAATGGTACCAATTTTGTTGGCGCTTCCAAGGTTCTGAGATTGGAATTTCGAGAGTTTTTACGAAATGTAGGCTCTGAATTGAATACGAATTATGGACCACAAGGAGTGAATTGGAATTTTAATCCTGCTGGTGGTCCTCATATGGTGGGGCTTTGGGAGGCAGGGGTAAAGAGCTTTAAGCATCACTTTCGACGAATAGCAGGCAACTTAAAATATACCTTCGAGGAATTTTCCACCCTACTAGCTCGCATTGAATCGTGTTTGAATTCAAGACCTTTGTGTCCTCAAACGGATGATATGGAGTGCCTGGATATTTTGACTCCAGGCCATTTTTTGATAGGAGCACCCCTTTTGGCTCCACCTGAACATGAGATTACCGAATctccaatgaaaataaataattgttggGAAAAAGTCAAGGCATTAAATCAACGTTTATGTAACAGATGGAAGGATGAATATCTGAATAATCTTCAAAAGCGAAACAAATGGAAATTCATGCAAAGGGACATGAAAGTTGGTGACATGGTTGTAATACGAGAAGATAATTTACCGACAAATGAATGGCGTTTAGGTCGCGTACATAAGGTACATATGGGTAAAGATGGTCATACTAGAGTTGTTGAATTAAAAATAGGACGTG ATTACAGAGATGATTATACTAAAGCCAACTGCACTTATCAAAATAGTTGCCAACGAACGGTATATTTTGGAACGAGCTCTGTTTCTATACCGCTATATCAGATTACAGAGATGATTATACTAAAGCCAACTGCACTTATCAAAATAGTTGCCAACGAACGGTATATTTTGGAACGAGCTGTTATTGATCCTAGTGCAGAGTTTTCTATTACATCGGATGAAGTTGTGAAGCGCTTAAATGTCAGAACCGTTAAGGTTGGGAAAACGGAGAGATGTTTGATTACAATTCGTGGCAATTTTGGAATGAGCACAACAGTAGAAACCTACGCTCAAGTTCGACGTGATTATTGTGTAATTACACCGACCAAATCTCTAGATGACAGTATTGTGGATGAATTTCTGGGTTTACAACTAGCAGATCCTCAGTTTAATGTTTCATCTAAGGCTCATCTTATATTGGGAAGTGATGTGTACccaagaataataaaaaacggTATCGCAGGCGGAACTTTTGGCAAACCATTTGCACAATTTTCGATATTCGGATACATTATATCTGGATCATGTGCGAAATAG